The Brachypodium distachyon strain Bd21 chromosome 4, Brachypodium_distachyon_v3.0, whole genome shotgun sequence nucleotide sequence GAGTTTCTATTCTATATGAAAAGGCCATACTTCAGCAGGAAAAATTTCATCTGTACTGGTGTATTGGCATGTCTGAAGTTCTGAACCGATCGCCAAGGACCCAGTGAATCGGCATGTCCAACAAAATCCAAGAACCAAATTTCTTCCAAACACAGATGGGAACAGTTGCAGGATAGCTTTAAGAACCTCAATTCAAATCATTCCTCGTTAAATTAAAAGCTGACAAGATGCCCACCCCGCTCCAAGAACTCACAAAGAGCACCAAGTATCATCCTATCCACAGAGAAGTTCGCAAAAACACTAGTTCCCAAAGGTGGCGTCAGTTTCTCCTGATTAAATCCAGAGTTCTAGACTCACcgaaaccatgacaacaataaTAGGATACGAATGGATAAGAAGTTGAAGAACCTGCTGCCAGCACGGGGAGGAGAGATACGAGGGCCGGCAGGAGCTGCGCAAGACGGCCACCGGTCggaggtcaccagtggcggcgcggggccgGAGGGCGGCCATACAGGGGGGGTGCTGGTGGCCAGGGCGAGGCGAGCAGGCGGAGGGGAGGACCAGAGGAGAAGATAGAGTAGGATAACGCCGGGTGCAGTCAGCGCGGTAGCGCAGCCTAGTCTGGGTGCTGACGGCGTGCGTCAAACCGCGAGCGGCTCGCGTTCTTCCGGTGGAGGATAGGAGGGAGCTCGTCGCGGCACGTGGTTGGTTAATCATCATTCCGGTACACATCAATCCAGGAAAATGAAAAGTTGTAAATACTGTAGTTTTTTCTACGGACAGCAAAACACACGAAATGTTTAAAAAGCTACGGACAACAAAATACAAATGGTACGAAACACCGGAACTAAAGATTTCACAGGTTTATGATTCAGCACCCAAACTAATTGGTGTTTGCCAACTTAGAGTGGACACAATACACGATACCCGTATCCCGAACCCGGAGCCCGAAAACTAAATAGAATTTTCGGGTGTCAAGTCTAAAAACCCGAATTTACTTCGGGCAATTTGGGTTTCAGTTCCCGGTACCCGAATAGCCCAAATAGCCCGATTTAGTTAAACGTACAGGGCAGCTCAGTATAGAATTTTGGCCCACCAAACCCAACTTCACAACTAAATCTAGCCCACTCTCGTATCCCTCACAACGCACAACACGGAGCCCTCGAGGGGACGGTCTCCCTGTCGACCTCATCCCTGCCATGGCGTGTTGCACTCTCTCCCCCGGTACTGCCCTGCTCTAGCCGGTGCGACATCAGCCCGCCCCGCCCTCCTCCAGCCCTGGCGATCCGCGACTCCTCTCGCTGTCCTCCCCGCTACCCGTTTTGTCCACccctgccggcggccgccgcccccgcgtcGTCTTTCCCATATCCAGTcggccttcctcctccccgtcgATCCCCGCGTTGCACTCCCTGCTGACTGATGTGTATGTGGATGAGTTCGGAAGGCTGATGGGTTTCTGaatcttttttcctttctataTCGGGCCGACCCAGCGAAACCGTGTGTGCAGAACGGGGCAACGAACGAACGAAAGGAAAGCTTGACGAATGACTAAAGCACGTGGTGAAgagaacggtccgtattttttagataggtatagataaGTGACTTGAATTTGTCCTATACATTAaaacacgtctagatacatacgAATCTAGACAAATTCACCTATTTtcggacggagtgagtagcaGTCCCTCCAACTACTAcatccgattcataataagtgtcgaaGATTTAACACAAAGTTATACTAACTTAGTTTCTATGGAAAACAGTTTTAGTTTTGGGCAAAAAAAACACGGGAACGTAAAGGATACATCATTTGAGGTGCTATTTTGAGGGGAATTCGATTTAGAGTATTTTCAAAGAAACATAGAGGGTTGAGGAATTCCATAGAGAGATGCATTCCGTTTGTAGAAAATGAGCAAAGCAAATCCTTAGGAATACTATTCATTTCATCTGTTCTTAGAGTAAACTCAACATCTAGTGCAATCTCATTATTTTGAGGAAAACTGAACTTTTAGTTTGACAATAGCCCTCCCACAATCCTTTACCTTTcttatgttttgttttctccaaACCGAATGGATCGTGAATCCTATAGGAAAATAGAAATAGAGGATACACGAACGAAGTCATTTGAAACACGTGAACACTTTGTAGAACACACAGGACACAAACACAAGGCCGCCCACCAGCCATCGACGCCACGCCACCGCTGGCGAAGATACCTCTGGAGATAGGAGAGTCGCCAAGAAACTGAGTGGCTCCAACAAATTGTTATCCACCAACAAACAAGGCGTTGGGTCGGGCACGTTCCGGCTAGCGCCACGCCATCGTTCGTCGGTGGGAAGCGACCAGAGTCACATCGATATGGAGAACGATGTGCACCGCTACCACGTCCATCTCTGCCGCCATGCATGTCACTATCCTCGTAACTGCCGCTTCTGCTATTGTTTGTGGAACCGCAAGAATCGCGCTAATATATccaatgtatttttacataaacTGAAGGGATTGTAATCCTTGTGGATATTTTCTTAGGGAGTGTTTGGCTGTCATTCTTTAGAGTTATGTTGTTTTTAGAAAGTTGGCACATTTATATATTCATAGAACCTATTTTTATCAACAATATTCCTATATTTGAGATGAGCTTATGCACTTTAAAAACTActtttcaattaaaaaaatcatacatGAATAGCATGCTATAAAAAGTTGTCTTACAAATTTTGGTGCAAAATATTCTAATTTGGCTATACTTAATGCTACAATAGCTGAAGTTTGGGATGAGCAAAATGCGAAACTCACCTTTAAGAGAGGTTTCAACTCTAAAATGCTGGAGATGTGATACCAATTAGTTGCTATTGTCTCTTCTTTAGAGCTATCAGAGGAAGAGGACTACAGGGTTTGGAGATAGCATAGCTCAAACATTTATACCACTCAATCTTCATATGCAGTGATTAATTTCAGAGGGATTATGCATATTTATATCCCTATAAATATTCCTCCTAGAGTTCAAGTGTTCTTGAGTCAGAGTCTATTTAAACATCTTATTTTCCTGTGTTGTATTTTGAGAATTGTGTGGAAGGATGTTAGCAAAACGGTCCAGATCCCCGCAGGCCATGATTATGAAAGTGTAGCTAGATTCAGATTAAGCGATAAGAAAAATGTGGTGATTAATATGGTTTCCTCTACAGTTTTATGGTCCCGCGGAAAATTAGAAATAACACATTTCTTGGTCGATCTATGTGGTCTGATTTGCAGGCTGTTTGGCGGTGCATCCTGACCTTGATGAAGAGGCAGAGGCTGATCTGCTCGCACAGGATCTCCTTGGATCACTACATTGAACTGGTAGAATTCAAGGCAAACAAAGCACCAGCAACTGCAGTCTGAAGAAACGTCGCCTTGAGTCACTTGGGGTTTACGGACCAAAATCTCCCGAAGCACAGGTTCACTACGGGTTTGATTTGAGCAAGATTTCATCTTTGCGATGACAATGATTACTCAGACCAGATACATCACATAAAACCGAACTCAACGGCGTCACATACTAGAACTAAAACTTGCAGCCAAGAAACCCACTTGACAATAGTAGCATTAACTGCGGACATTCGGTTCAGAAGGTACTGACCACATAAGTTTTTCTCACGAAAACGACTCCAAACATACTTACAGCCATTACGACATATATAAAAAGCAGCGCCTCACATGGTAGATATGATGAAACCTAAGCATCAATTGATGAGGTCTGTGCTTCTCTACTCGAAGGCCCACTGGTTCTCCCTGCggatctcctcttcctcctcaggGGTGAAGTcattcttgatgttgaaggtCTTGCGGATCTCCTCAGGAGTCTTACCCTTTATCATGTCAGCAACAGTTTGGCAGGTAAGGTCCAGCAATCCCTTAATGTTGAGATAGTTTGCAGCCTGGGTGGAttagcaaacaaaagaagggtgTAAGAAATAATAGTTACAATGGCTAGGGCACATATGGATATACACATCCACAAAAAGAGTTGGGACATCTAAACCTGTTTGTGGCACATCATAAATGCAAAGAAATcactacaattttttttttcacaactcaGCCTTCAGGATCCATAAAGAAACAAGTGAATTTGTGTGGACTGTAAGTAAAAATGTGAAATGCAAGACAACAATGATTCTGTTGAAAACAGTGTGACTACGAAACAAATTTTAGCAACAGCAGCCAGCAACAACTACAAAAACATTTGTCACGGCCTGAATATGTCCAGAAACAACACAAAATATATGTTGATGAGATGGTATAACAAGGTTAAGCAGAACGGTTATCTACAAAACGTTCAGGAAAGGTATATGCCATCTTAATCCATTGAACTTGAAGGACACTTCACAAGAACAACAAGATGTAACAGAAAGATTTGGACTGAAATGCTACATTTAGGAATAACATAAATCTGGTTGCATGTCACCACCACACTAACACAATGTTGGTGATAGAAGGATTAAAAGCATGACGTCCCCAACTTCACATGCATGAAATCAGTTATCAGAATAATCACAGGATAAAGGTTGTGTCTTGAACAGTCAATTTAGAAGATATTAACACATTGAACTATCACAATATAGCAGCACCAAAATTTGTTCAGAACAGGTAGTGTTTTAAATGGTTCAATATATAGCAACTAATGGAACAACAGAGTTAGAACAATGACCAATACTAATTTACAACCAAGCACAGAAAGAACACATTGAATTATCACTCGATAGCAAACCAAATTGTTTTGTTGCGACATCCATTCAAAGAGGTAAATACATTCAAGCCAATTCTAATCTAGCAATCTAATAAACTGGAACGGATCACCGGGCTGCAACCATACGAAGCAGCCAGCCACAGCTTTGACACGGCACAGCGTAAGACTATCTACCTAACATACAGAAATCCAGATCTGAATCTCAATGATGAATTGCGACCAATTGCAGATCTAAATTTAGACATAAAGCAGGGGAGTGGACGGAGGGGGGATTACCAGGATGAGGTCGAAGAGGGTGGCCTGGTCGACCTTCACAAAGTCGGCGTCCCAGTTCTTGAGGTCCTcgccgggggcggcggtggtggaggagttgttggcggcggccgggttGGCGTCGCCGTCGGAGGGGttggcggccttggcggcggcggtcgcgtGGACGTGCTTGTTGCAGTACTCGATGACCTTGGAGAGGATCTTGGAGTTGACGTTGGGGAGCGGGATGCCGTTGTCGGCGCAGTCGTCCTCGATCATGTGGCGGATGGTCTGCGACTCCATCGCGACCGTCTCCTCCACCTCGAACTCCTCGCCGTCGGAGCTCTTCAGGgtgatcatcttcttctcaccctctgccgccatcgccgccatcgccactGCTTGCTTTTTCCGATCGGTCGCGGTGgacgaaaccctagctttgCTCGTGAGCTGGGGAGAAAGGGGAACAGATTGATTGATTAGGGATTTGGGGCAGAGGCGGGTGGGGATATTATATAAGGAAAATCGTGCGCACGTAAGCCTTCTCGGCCATCCGATGCACAGATCTTGCATCTAGCGCATAGACGGTTAGCATTACCCCTCCGTTTGTTtttataaaatatatttttttcttcagttaaatgttttaaatttgacaaaatctatacctatctaaaaaaatacGTACCGATCACTTCACCAAAAAATTTCGTCGTTCGTCAAGCACTCTTCGCCGCACCCCTTCGTTAACCCGCACGCATgcactagaaaaaaaaagggtagcTGCAAACCTTCTTCCGTCGCCGGCCTTCTGCTGCCACGATTCCTCTGCCGCACGAACCATCCGTTGCCGCGAGCCCTCCGCCGTCACGATCCCACCGTTCGCCTTGTTCTTCGGCCATCGCCAGCACCTGCCGTCGACCGATGTGCGCCTGCCGTCGAGCCCCTCtgctgcgccgccaccgccccgaCGAGTCTTGGCCTAGAACGAGTATCACATGCGCGCGGGTGAAGTGCTTCCCAGGGTTTGTTTTATCCCCTTGTGAGGCTGACGGAGGAATTGATCTCTTCATCCCACCCCGATCTGATTTGAGACGAACCCTCACATTCCCTTGATCGATCCTTCATCCTTTGTGTGTGTTTGCATATGTTTGATTAGGTGTAGTTTGATTTGAGGCGAAGCAAATAGGTCCCTTGTTCCAAGGGTCAAATTGTTGGTCAGATCATCGCAATTCAGTGATATTTATTTCCCTATGCATGTTGTATATTCgaaatccattgatatatttGAAGCCAATCCAGTGATATGTTTGGAGCCAATCCAGTAATAAGCCAACAACTAGCAGTGTGCCTCTGATCCTATGAAGATCCTTGGAGACACCATGGAACATCGAATCCACATATTAGTGAGGCTCTTCCTGATGCATTTTGTGGTAAGATTTAGAGCCATATTCTGATATCGTGTTTGCTGAGTAGAACATTTGCTAAGATTTTGTGGTAAGATTTAATCTCCAGTCCGTAATGTCTTCAGTAATTTGTTAAGAACATTTGCTAATTGCCTAATTGTTCATTATCTTTAAGGAGTTATAAGGGACATGGAGCTTATCATCACTACAACACAAATGTCTTGTAGAGACATTTTCATTGAGGCAATATACTCTTTGTCTCTACCTAGAGACAATTTAGAGACAGAGTTTCATGTAGAGGCAGTCTATGAGGCGTTATGGATAATGTCTTAAATATATAGACACTAGTTGAGACATTAtggtgtagagacattttttaaCGCATTTAATAGATTGTCACAAGACTCATGTAGAGACATGGTTTTGAGATACTTGATGAAT carries:
- the LOC100826905 gene encoding SKP1-like protein 1 encodes the protein MAAMAAEGEKKMITLKSSDGEEFEVEETVAMESQTIRHMIEDDCADNGIPLPNVNSKILSKVIEYCNKHVHATAAAKAANPSDGDANPAAANNSSTTAAPGEDLKNWDADFVKVDQATLFDLILAANYLNIKGLLDLTCQTVADMIKGKTPEEIRKTFNIKNDFTPEEEEEIRRENQWAFE